The sequence atgtttctagaagtcgatagtaactagcaaaagaatggccacgagtcgtttctagaaaaGACGAAACAAGTTCGCCTAGGTCATTTTctaaaccataaataggtagaaatttcaatttctatttctgaaaacaagtgaatcgaaaatagttttatcaaacgttttttgttccatttctgtcgtttctatctagaaacacgtttcttgaaacgttatcaaacgggccctataTGTTTCATAGATATGGTGAATGTGTTGTTCCTTCCACATTTCCACCACTTCTGTTGAACCCTACCCATCTAACCCATTGAATGGAGAAGTTTCTGCTCTAGTGAACAAAGAGTAAATTAGTAAAAGATACTATAAATCCTTCTGAAAAAGTTCATTTCTTCTGGTCATGTGTACTGCATATCTGCTATAGGTATAGGTTTATAGTGTAGACTGACTGTAAAGAGCTTGTTCCATACATCGGTGGACCATCTTCTAACATTCCATTATCTGTGCAGCTTATCATATGGGATACATTGCATTTGGctacttattttatttcttgtaattttcaatatttttctaGGGTATCAATAAAATAGTTGATTTCATCTTGTGACCCCAAGGGGGATTGCTCCATTGATGATTCGTACTAGGTAAAGCACCTCAAGAAGCATCTTACTTGGGTTTGATTCCTTTTAACACCACCATCGTTTCTTTCTTGGGGCTCTCACTTTCTTCGAAGTGAAACGACTTATGAAGACCGTACGGACTATTCCCACACAAAATAAAGTAGGTATATCCTTtttcatcaaataaaaaaaaaagaaaaaaaaaaagatagttgATCAAGCTAACCTGATAAGCCCTATACCTCATGTCCAAAATTCCAAACAACATGAGGCTAAGGATGTCAATTCGCTACGGTATCAATATTCAGTATGGTATTGGTATGGGTGTGATTTGGTACATGAACCTTACATCAATATTGTACCAAATTTGTTTGATCCAGTATTTGATACCACTTTTCGGTATGATATTGGTATCGATACAATATGATGTGTTTTTTAAGTCATATCCAATATCGATACCATACAAAATAGTATCTCAATACTGGAACTGCATACTGATACCATACCGAACTAATTTGGTATGGTTCGTTACTAGTAATTCGGTATGGTATCGGTTTTGGTACAAGTTAAGTTGACACCCTTACATGCGGCTAGGGTTTAGCTGATGGTATCGGATCCAGTATTAATCATGGCCAATATCAATATAATACCAATGTGTATGGGCCGGTATAGGTTGGAATCatctgaaaattaaaaaaaaataccacatTTTTTGTCAACAGCATTTATATGTATTTagctttgtttcttttatttaataaaattttaggggcTTCCCCGAGTCCCAGATAATATTTaggttaaataaataaatagctataCGTATCACATAGACAGTATAAccgatccgataccaatacctaaaatcCTGCATGTGGCAGGTAATTGGGGTACCGATCTAACTTGCTTCATTGGCATAGTTCATAGCTGCAAGTCTCCAATAAGTGTTTGAGCGGTTGGTCTTAAAATGGACCTGATCATTGAACTGACCCAGACCAGGATGCATGATTTTAAAAGTTAAATTTATGAGCTCATATGGTAGTTGAGTTTATATGAACAAAGGATAGTAAGTTGATcatatcattaatattaattatCAGCTAAGATATGCAAGGCAGTCTCTAAATCACTTCTACAATAATAAACTGAATGTTCCTACCCTCAGATGATATCAATGGAGAACAAGTGTTCTTTTAAGATTATGCCTACTTATTACAATCCAAACCTTACTACAATtacatatatagagagagagtaTCATGCTTCAAAATGACTCAATACGAGAGAGAAAGTACCTAAAAGATGATCATGATGACCTTGGTCCTAACCATGGTTGGAGGATTTGAAGGAGATGaacccaagagacccaaaaTATTCCCCAAGGGTTGCCTCCATGGTCTTGATTGGTTCACTAGGCTAGTGAGAGAAtcaaagagaggaagagagaatggaagggggagagagagaatggaagggaggagagagagagagagagtcctacAAGTTAGTTTGAGCTCCAAAGCCATCAATGGAGTTCTTCAAAGGTCTGTATGACTGTGATAGGAGGTGAATGCCAAAAACAAGCAATAGCCCCTCCACAAACCCTAGTTAGATCTAGCTAAAACTCCCATGAGTTCAGCCAGGACAAATGAACAGGACccaaaatgcaaaaaagtgagTTAGTGAAAATCTCTTAATTCCCTTTCCCTCAGGGAATATGTGTAGTTGGTTACACAAAGATTATATGAGAGTTATTTGAAGTTGGAAAACCTTTGAAAAAACATGAGTGGTCACTCAAGTTTTGGTCATTTCCCCCcccaaaaacccaattaaaaacaaaaaacaaagacaaCCTAAATCTAGGGTTTATGTCAATGCCAATGCAAAAGTTGTAGGGCATCCCATGCCCCTTACTGTGTCCTAAGACTGCCTCTCTACCTTTAGAGGGTGCTTAAGCCAAAGTTGTTTGATGGTGAGGATGTACTTGTTCAGTTATCCTTTCAGTTGTTGAAATTTACATCTCCACAAAACCTAAGTTAGAAGGGTTGTGTTGCTTAGCCTTTCCAGGGCTGAGGTTTAGAACGAACATCTCTTCTTCTGTTTCCAACTTAGCTCCCCAAGTAGCCATAGTTGGTGATGTGGTTCGTTCACATTTTCTCTCTTGGGTTCTTTTAGGAACCACCCAGACTTCAGGGCTTTGTAACATAGCCCATCTTGAGCAAAATGAAATGAACTCGTTTTCACATGACATGCACTAGGGTTGTTGGAGGGGCTCTCCTCCAAAGTGGGTTTAGTCCCGATGAGGGGCTAATTTTTCTGACAAACTCAAGGATCCACACCTGGGTTTGcagtagagagagaagaaaggtggaggtggtggtggagagagaaagagaaagagagaggaaatagaagagaaaagaggatgaaagagaaagagccTCAAAACTATGGTTAAGCCGAAGGTTGCTCAGATGCTGTTGCGGTGAAGTGGGTAGGAACAAGTCTgtagggttgaggtgttggggcatGAACAGTAGTTGGAGCTGTAAGAGCCATGGTCACGCCTGTTGTAGAGTAAAACACACTGTTAAAGATATTAGTATCgcatgagaaagaagaagaaagaaagaaaaagtaacACGTAGGGTGTCCTAACTCCAAACAAGCTTTCGATGAGCATCCCATGGAAAATGGATCAGTGCTCGGAGGATCACTTGGTCGTATAGTCAGCATCTAACATTTATAACTTTTGTTTCTaaatatgcttttttttttatccttctaaTAGCATAAAGAAAGACAGGTGTTTGATACTGATTCATACGGCCAAGTGAGAGCAGCGGATCCTATCTACATCCCATATAAGGAGAGAAATTATCATCTTTCCATGAGATCCCACCATTCAAACAGTATTCAAACAGGAATAAGAGCAATTAATACATTATTACTAATTTGTGGTTGATACCTATAGAAAGTGGAATCCCATGTAAAAACATCACCAAGTGGAGAAGGGATCCAAACTCGTCCTAACATGACCATTGGGAGGACAGAAGTTTCATTCTCTCTGTCCAAAAGTAACACATAGACgacaatataaagaaaaagcTGAAAACAGTTTCAGCTTTCAGCTTTTCTGACTTTTTGTCTAACCCTACCTTTAAACAATGAGGGTGTGGAACCTTCGTCCTCCCATCAGTCATTTTCATATAatcttttctaaaaataagaGAGGCAAAGAGTGCAACAAACCTGCTTGAGAGGGTGGAGTAGGAGCAAGAGACATCGGTCCACCGTAGTGATGAGGGAATCCAGTAGAGGTAATCGGTGAGTACTGGAAGAGCTGATGTGGGTACTGGACTCCATATCCCTGGCCACCGGTGTAAGCACCGGcggtggcagtggcagtggcggcagcagcagcagctccGCCATTGCTTTGGCCAAACTGGAGATAAGGGTAGAACGCAGCACCAGTGACCATTCCTCCGGCACCTGTACCGTACATGGGGTACTGAGTAGCTGCACCTCCTCCATACAAACCGTAGTAGCTCTGCAACAAAAAAGTATCCAAACAAGTTCATACGTGAAAGTTGAAAAACGTTTACGTAATACTATAAGCTCACGATTGTACTCTGAGTTCCACAACTTAGGTGGTGGCATAGAAGGGTATCTCATGCTCTCTACTGTCAAaattaaataggaaaaatagACTAATATCACTTGGTTCATTTGCCTGTTAAAGGATATACACAGTACTCCAACTCTTTCTTTCTATGTGTATCAGTAACTTATAAATATGGGTCTTCTAGGCGTCACCATCTCCAATGAAGTATGTACAATGCTTCACTTTTTGTCATTGGTAATACATAGGTTATTCTATGTGATAAAGGATCTAACATACATCCCAATAgtcaaattttagtccaaagtaAGTAAAGAAAGTTGTTTAGACACCGATTCAACTTTTTACTAGAATTATCAAAGTGCCATCAAATTAagataaatattaaattttattttattcattaaaaaaatatatataaatattaaaaattcaaaatgacATCGTTATAATTTTAGTTACTTCCTTTACTCATTATAAGTTGAAATTGTATCAGTGAGAGGCTTGGCTGGtcctttgtcctttttttttttttttggctaaactttgaCTGATCCTCTGTCATATGGACTAAACCATATATTAAAAGCATTGTGCTTCACTAGGCTTAGTGACAgggaaaaaaaacccctttaaagaaatatatatatatatattgattaaccaaggtgtccaggcCAGTTtacgaacaaaaaaaaaaaaccctttaaatatatatcaaaaaaatgaagaatatgaaaaaaaaattacaataaaaataaatgaatttacCACTAAGgtatgagaaaaatgaattttcccatatctttgggaaaaaaaatcgaTCCGTAAAACACATATGGGTCTTGAATAAAGGTTTAATTATACAAACTATTCTCCATTTTACAAGCTATTAGCAAGACTCATAGAATCCTAATCTATGTTAAATCAaacactttaattttttttaagatttttaagacagaaattttgagaaaatatctTGTATTCTACGGCTAATACTCTACATGGATCATCACTTGTAGGATACCACCTCCTCAAATGACACCAGTGTAAAAGTCTTGTATTATACATGCTCATACTCTCATACATATGTAGTCATATACGCACTAATTAAATATATGGTATTTACTCCTAATTTGGGAAGTACGAAGCTTTAGAGTAAGAGGAAATGTGTTATGTTATGAGATTATATAAACATTTGAAGCTATAAGCCATGGGTGTAAATAAAGCAAGGTGGAGGAATTGTACAAACCGTTGGATAAGTATAATCTGGCGAGTAAGGAGAGTACCTGAAATTTTGGGGATACAACACAAAATGGTTAGAATACAAGTTGTGaatgtgcatgtgcatgtgcatgCATATGTTTACACCTGTTTGCATGGACGTGCAGGTATGCCTTTTCTCGCGTGCTTCCTTGCACATGCATGTGGGATGTGGCATGTGATGGCATCTTGTTAAATTTGTTTTTCATgggtgtatgagagagagagagatggatgatCATGTTCAAGGATGAGCATGCATGGACATGGTGATGGTAATGGTAATTATTTAAGAAGGGAAGGTGTATGAACTGGCAATGCACGTGCAGTTTCCTATATATATGAATGCTTTATAGCTAGCTTACCCATATACATTATAAGGAATGCCTTGTTGGATGGCATAATGAGGAAAGGTTGCTGCAGAAGGAAAAGCTGTTCCCACCCCACCTTGAAGCCCACTGTGAAAAGAGTTCATCACCCTAAAGTTCCTGCCTCCTCCTGAATCAACAAAATTATTACACCATTCATCATATTTAACTTTTATAATATCACAATTTAATATGAAAAATCAACTATGTTTACCAACATAATTCACATAACCCatcaatattataaaaaaatccctcccccccacccttcccccccaccaaaaaaaaaaaaataaaataatttgttCTTCTCTACAACTTCCCTTCAGAGAATATTAAGAAAGCTTCCTCTATAACTCCCaagataccaaaaaaaattggctAAAATTCACTTTGAGAAGAAAGgtatagaagaagaaggagattgAAGTTTAATCTAGACAAGTATATCAGTAATGgttatttgtatttttctttcccttctatcTTTTGTAGTCTAAAGTAAATAGCTAACTACTCAAACCCTTTTGAAGATACGTGAGAGTGTGAGACTTACATGCATGCATATTAGTACAATATAAGCATATGCATACCTACCTAATGCTAATGTATAATGTATCCATTAATGCTttgagatgaaaaaaaaaaaaaaaaaggaactattTGGCTTTGAAGATCTGATCAGTCCTCTAAAGTCTAACTTGATTCTCTTCTTACCAACTTTTATGGTGGAGGGGATGTTTCTCTTGCAGATTAACAAATGCAACCAACTCTCATTgatcaaatcaaaattatagggaaaaaaattgagagaatGGATCAAGGgtgaaggagagaagaaggagagagaaatgatagaaaagaaagaatatttATATACCATGTTGTGGTGTAGAGGGTCTGGATCTCTGAACACCTAAGGAAGCAAGATTGCAGTTAGCTCTTCTTCCATCTATCATAGGAGCAGCATCCACACAGGCTCTCATGGCAGCATCTGGTTCTCGAAAAGTTACCTAAAAcagaaagaacagaaaaaaggaagaagaagaagaatagcagAGAACTATCAGACTTTGTCAATATTAACCATACTGAgataaatggtaaaaaaataaaaataaaaagtggatccttatttttatttttcttttttcatttttcctctctttgttcAATAATTTTAGATCTTGATTTACTCTTTCATGAAGAATACCCAACTCCAGATCTTTAACTTACTATAATCTAATCAATCTTATAAACAGAAACTATGATCAAATTATGTAGAAATTCACaatgagaaaaggaaagaactGACTCATGAATATGAAGAGAGATACCAAATCAAGAAATAGGAAGAAAAGGGTAATGAAGAACTCACAAATCCATAGCCTTTGGATCTCCCAGTATTCTTATCTGTAATCACTACAGCTTCCAAAATCTCTCCAAACTGTTCAAAATATTTCTTCATGGTCTCCTTCTGGGTTTCCCAAGCAAGACCCCCAACAAACACTTTTGTGTAAGTTGTATCCCCAAACTGACCTGATAGATTTGCTGGAGTCATCTTCACCTCTATATCAAAATCcccttctttatcttcttcttcttctcctcctcctcctcctcctctccttgaTCCTTCTTTCTTCAATACACAAAGATCAAAATGAAGAATAGAGCCACTAGATTTAGAGGATCTTCTCTAGATTTAGAGATGAAGAACTATTCAAGATCAGCAGCCAATTAGGTTAGGgatcaaagaggaagagagagagagagagagagagagagagagagagagagatggagggaagGGAGGGAAGAGAAAGCAAAAGGTGCAAAAGAGAAAGACCCCCTCACATAATACGGACGTTTTTATATGAAGAGACACATTAAGTCCCCACAACTTACATTATTAACGTCACTCATCGCTGTCACCCAATCCCACCAAAGAGGTGGACCAAATGACAAAATTAGCCTTCATCATTTGTCGGAATTACATAAGATACCTCAATAAGAGAGGACATAAAGCCTGTCACTACTCAAGTGGCAAAAACGGAACGGAAATTTTCCAACAAGGGTAAGGGGGACCTTAAGAGTTAAGAATCACCCGGGAAGGTCAACATTCAACATCTCAAagatacccttttttttttttttacttttttcttttttaataaaaatgggCCCTTATTAAATCTACCCTAGGTTTACAGTCTTAGACACGTAAACCCTTTATGAAAACCATTGGATAGAGATATTGATAtattgaagaacaaaagatTCTAATCCAACGGCATTGGAGCTTTCATcatcttagagagagagaggatgtcCGTTGACTCGTTTGGCGGCGTTGGCCGGCAAAACCTTGAAATCTAGCGGGAGGAGCACTAACAGGTAGCGGTATttgtttatgaatttttttcacCGGTACGAGGGGTGTTTTTGTCAATATAGGGTTTTGGTAAGGGTAATATGGTCAGTGAGGGGAAAGTTAGGCTGATCTGGATAATCATTGTGGCtaaccttttctctctctttacctAACATGTAAAATAAACTTTGTCAGAGATTGAAGGCAGGCTTTGGCGCCCGCGTCATCGGCTCGGCTGGGCTCGGCTGGGCGGAAAAGTCAGGAATCACTAATGAGTGTTCGGCAAGTAATGAGGAGATTTAAACGGATAACCCGCCTTTGCCTGGcccttttgtgttttttttttggtagaaccctAATGGGGATTGGTTTCGTCTATAGCGTGCAGTCCTCATACATGCAGCCTAAGGCATGAACGTCCAGATCAAGATGTTCCCAACATTTAGATATGAACTATATGTCCTGTCGTGCTTTAATCTTAATGGCTTAATTTAATCTTATTTAGATTAGTACACGGTTCAAACGTTTTTGGGGACAATGTCTATCCTATTTAAGGGAGAGAGATACGCACACCAATCACGTCTAGCAAGGTAGTTGGCTGTACCAATGAGGGAGCGGACGAGACAGGATGTCAtttcaaaaggagaagagagagagagagagagaatgagaattGACGCTAACTTGTGGCACACCATTCCATTTTCCCTCTATTTAATTGCCTAGTGAAACTTCAACACAAATACAAGAGAGGGGGCCTCCTAGGAGTCAGCACTCTACCGGTAAGCCACCAATCAACTAAGCAAATATTTGTCTTTACTGTGTTTCATTTTTGTGATGTTAAAACATGACCTATTTGTTAGGGTTCTAAAACAAGTGAGACCATTAATTCATTTTGTCTATTGATTAGGTTATTCTTTGTTGATGGGTTAATCAATCAACAAATCATCCAAAATCATTCAAACTATGGGTGTCAAACAGTTGATTCGGTTTAGTTTTAATTGCATTCAATCAGTTTATTGATGTACCCATCCAAATCGAAGCCATACCATTAATGGGCTCTCATCGGTTCattattgatttgtttcctattcAGTTTCGGTTTTCCATATAACCCGGTTCGCCTTATCTTAATGGCTGGCACAATCATCAAAGTGGGCTCAGATTAGCCAAAGGCCCGAAGCTCGCAGGCCCCAAAAAGATATACCCCACAGTTCACACTGCCCACAGGACACAGACTACAGGCCCACAAGGGAAACCTATTCAATGCGCAATGCTCACCCACCCACATAATAAGGGGTGTAGGGACTACATTACGCCGTGGTGGTAGCTTTAATTAGAATTGTGTCCGTGTGAGGGATATTACGGCCTTGCAGAGCATGTTTATTGTTGCCCAGATAACTATAAACCCTACGGACAGGGAATGAGTGACaaatttatacttttttcttcATGACCAGAATACCCCCCATTacttctggatttggattctctCTAACGATTTTTTTTCTCAGCATCTCATATAGTCACATGCACGTATCCAAAGCCCAGGGACTAAAGAGTGATCTTAGGGCTGGGAGGATATGGGCATGCGGTTCTAGGTCACCCAACCCTAGGATTACTCTTTGATCCCTAAGCTCTATGGAAAAGAACTGGATCCACAACTAGAGCCATGTAGTCCAAGCTTACATGTGAGAGGTAAGAGAattggttggagaggatcccaatcctTAACTTCCTAGCTTCCAACCACATCCTCTCCATCTTCATGGCAATGAATTTGACTGACCCAACTCCAATTTTAATATTAGACCATCTATTGAACCATATATCAAGAGGGTCAGACCGGATTGGTGACTCTGGTTTTTGAAAATTAAGGTATAAGTAATAAACAGTTATTTTCTATAGTGAGTGCAGCGGTACGGTGAACATCGGATGGCCGAAAGCATTCTAACACATACCCCAAAGTCGTCATGGCCATCCGATATTCATCACACTGCTGCACTCACTACAGAGGATGTTTTCACATAAGTAATATAATAAACTAATATTAATTCTTAACGATTTTAATGGTTTATAACGATTTGGTTTCGTTTTAGATCGAACTGATGATGGGCCTGGTTCAACCCAGGCATAGGCTGGTTGACTAGTTTGATCTAAGTTTTATACCCAAAGTCATTGTTAGGGCCCTAACTTCCAAACCTGTTTGCGAACACATTTTGATTGGTTCATTTTGAGGAAAGGAAATTATTTAAAATGGCCGTGGACAACGTGCCTTCGAGTTCTAAACCGTCTGATTCCGACATTTTCATAATCCTGTCTCCTTTTACTTTGACATTAATGCCCCCATGCTCCCAATCTAACCGCTGTAATGATAATAACCCATTGAATTGTATGCCAGACGAGTGGCATGTGTGCAATATAGAGGTCATGTGAAGTACAAATTTTAGGGCAGGGATCACTACTTGATCGTAGTCATTAAATCAGCGTGGGACCAACCAAGAGAAGCACACTGCTTGTCTAGGCATAGGGGCGCATGATCAAGTAccaatctttttttttgaattttattaccATATACATCCCAACCTCTTATTGACAAAAAAGGATTATAAGAATTAACCTATTAAATCATAATAAATAAGTGTGCATTCAATACACAAAGGCTCCTATCACTGTGGGTCTGGGAAGGATCATAATGTACGTAATCTTACCTCTGTTTTGTGAAGAGATTGTTTCCTTACTCACACTTGCAACTACTAGGCCACGATGGAGCTAGCAATCTTACCATTGTGCCAAAATTCACCCTCAAGAACAAACTTAATGAATCCttgttcattaaaaaaataaatgattaagaTCATATGATTAAATTAAAACATGTTTGAATATATAACTAATCGAAggttcccccaccccacccaacccAACTGTTTGTATTGATCCAATTGCTATGTCAGgtggtaaaaaaaatttaatgcaaAAGCTTCCTACCATAATTGCATATCACATAttatacgttttttttttttttcatggcaaAAGTTTCCATGTTCATCAGACTAGTTAAGAGTGCCTATGGTCTTAACACTTAATTTTGCCATGTGGAAGGGTTAAGCAACAAATCTAATCATTGGATACATTGAAGATGATTAAGTAAGACCATATAATAAATTTAAGAGCAAAATTTAACTATTTGCATCTATGCATGGCATGCATTCCTGTGTTTGTCAATGTCCAGCTAGTGTTACTTTGATAACTAGTGGTATTTCAATCACCATAAGATATTTTTTGACTTTAGATACATAGAAGATAATTTAGTAAGACCAAATTCTGATGCATGGCATGCATATGTGTTTGTCCGTGCACATCTACAATCTCTATAAGATCTCTTCTAATTTTTCAGAATATTGTTTGTTTTATGAGTTGAAATGTAATGCTTATAGTATAGCCAAGTGATCTCTTCCCTTTCATAGGACAGGGTTTTAGGTTCTTTCTTTCTGGAGTACTTAATCCCTATTGTACAAATTTTTTTGTCACCCCGTAGACGAATAAAATTCCATATCATGAGTAGTTTTGCAGCAAAAGAGAGTTTTCAAAAAGGGTCAAATAAATTGCATTTCTTAAAAACATCCCATGAGGAACAATAGTATACTCATCTAAGGTCATTATTACTTCAATCCCCTACAGTATGAAATTGATAATTACCGGCCCCCTCAATTATTCTCCTTATTCATCCCAAGGCAATGACACCCGttggtgaaggaattcctatTCAACGTGAATGAAAAGAACTTGACTCAGAAAATTTGTGATCAAAATATTTTAACTACCTCAACTACCATATATTCTCCAACCATTGTGTGGGTCTAATAATTTTGGCCCCTCTATATAAAAGGACAAAGTTTTATAATTAAATACTAGTAAAAGATTTTGAGCTTAGCTTATCAACCCCGCGAgatctttattttttggtaccTTGAAATTTAATTTGCTTATTGTTAAAGTCAATATTATTTCCTATAGACACTCAAACTTAATTAGAAACATGTGCTTAAATTTTCtctgattaagaaaaaaaatcttttgataaTTTCGCTAATGTTATTCGGCAAAGTTTTTCTATACCTATGATGAAGCAAGAATCTCTTAAATCATAGGATTTGGTCTCCCATTAGACTGGGAAAGAAATGTTTTTTACTTTATACAGTAGATGTTAATGATGATATATTCACTATTTCAGAATGTCCAATCACAACTTCAAACTATAGTGGGTGAAGATATTCTGACGGAAAACCCTCTCCATCCTTCTTCTATTTTAGATAATTCTAATTTAATGACAATCACCATGCATCCATTAATAGTACGTAACAGGATATGGTGCAAACCTCTTGACATTACTTGATTTTGAGATTATGTTGGAAAACTTTAGAAAAAGATAAATACCTCTAAGTTATTGAAAGGCACACAAGGATTTTTCCCTTTGGTTTTGgagattaaaacaaaaaagttgAACCTGAAATTTCACATTACAAATTGATCATTGCCCAACCTAGGAGTCTAGGACCATATAGCCGCAATACATTATACATTGGAACTGGATGTGGGCGGCTCTACTTTTGCTACAAGGATAAGGGGTGGACAAGTTGCCACGTGTAAATCCAGGTCAACATCAGCTTGCGAAGCCCCTTGGGGCTGTTTATGCCAATCAATCAATTAACCACACGTTCATATGGCTTTGTATGGACCTTAACGTCTCCCAATAATGCCAATGCAATCTATCCAGCAGAATGGGAAAAGATGTCCATGGGGGGTTATGGTcaatttttaataattaattaggACAGATAATGGGTCGACACAACCAATATAATGCCAAGCTATCTCTTGGTTCGGTTCAGCAAGTTTCTTGGCTTGTAGGAGATTAAGTAGGAGGTGGAAGAGAAAACCTCATCTGACTATTGTTgatgacaattttttttcttttttttttttNNNNNNNNNNNNNNNNNNNNttttttttttttttttgtgtgcaaAGGATCCACTCGGAGCCATATGTGGGACCCATCAAGGAGTCAAGGAAATGGCCCACAGGGAGGTGCAAGAATGGGAGCCCAAGAGGACCACAATCTTTTTGGAACGCAGGAAAAATACTAATAATTTTGTGATGCTAAGATGCAAAGGACTCTTAGGCTGTGTGTGGTAgccaagggaagaaaataaaaaaatacactttttgtagtgtttttttcttgggtgaaaaatttctctttgcacTTCGTATGTTTCACCCAAgagaaaat is a genomic window of Macadamia integrifolia cultivar HAES 741 chromosome 13, SCU_Mint_v3, whole genome shotgun sequence containing:
- the LOC122060063 gene encoding RNA-binding protein 24-B-like isoform X1; protein product: MTPANLSGQFGDTTYTKVFVGGLAWETQKETMKKYFEQFGEILEAVVITDKNTGRSKGYGFVTFREPDAAMRACVDAAPMIDGRRANCNLASLGVQRSRPSTPQHGGGRNFRVMNSFHSGLQGGVGTAFPSAATFPHYAIQQGIPYNVYGYSPYSPDYTYPTSYYGLYGGGAATQYPMYGTGAGGMVTGAAFYPYLQFGQSNGGAAAAAATATATAGAYTGGQGYGVQYPHQLFQYSPITSTGFPHHYGGPMSLAPTPPSQAGVTMALTAPTTVHAPTPQPYRLVPTHFTATASEQPSA
- the LOC122060063 gene encoding RNA-binding protein 24-B-like isoform X2, giving the protein MTPANLSGQFGDTTYTKVFVGGLAWETQKETMKKYFEQFGEILEAVVITDKNTGRSKGYGFVTFREPDAAMRACVDAAPMIDGRRANCNLASLGVQRSRPSTPQHGGGRNFRVMNSFHSGLQGGVGTAFPSAATFPHYAIQQGIPYNVYGYSPYSPDYTYPTSYYGLYGGGAATQYPMYGTGAGGMVTGAAFYPYLQFGQSNGGAAAAAATATATAGAYTGGQGYGVQYPHQLFQYSPITSTGFPHHYGGPMSLAPTPPSQAVCFTLQQA